The DNA segment AGTCGCAGAGGCGCTATCGTTGCAATCTTTGAATCCTAAGAGTGAGCAATGACGACTAGTTCAGTTCAATATGCATATGAATCGTTAAAAGGCACCAATAGAACATCTAATAAGGATGGCGTTGGGGCCTTCGATTTGGACATCGATGGATACAGCTTATTTGCGATCTTTGATGGCGTTAGCAGCCTCGCCAACGCTAAAAATGGAGTCAACTTAGCACTCAGAGAGCTAGGGAGAATCTTCTACGAAAACAAACACAATAATGACATTGATCTTGTTAAAATAGTTGAATCTCTGAATGCTAAGATCAGAGAGAGTAAGTACAAAAAGCCCTATACGACCTGCGCTATTTTAGCCATCCCTAAAGACAAAACTCGACCTGTGAAGATTGCAAGCTTAGGTGACTCAA comes from the Pseudodesulfovibrio piezophilus C1TLV30 genome and includes:
- a CDS encoding PP2C family protein-serine/threonine phosphatase: MTTSSVQYAYESLKGTNRTSNKDGVGAFDLDIDGYSLFAIFDGVSSLANAKNGVNLALRELGRIFYENKHNNDIDLVKIVESLNAKIRESKYKKPYTTCAILAIPKDKTRPVKIASLGDSRIYGVDKQFIEQLTEDHHIDGHPSVLTRYLGMEQLEHSDIFYKEFISSFSDYMLCTDGFCSLFEKDKSLFHDIFLRHTPTGAKKEVNKLIQGKNQDDATYIYVRTNDV